The DNA region GCCTTTGTACTTTTGCAAAGGCATTTTTATTTTAACCTATGCAAGCCCAAGAACTTTTACCTCACCTGTTCCGCACCGAGTACCGGAAAATTGCAGCAGTGCTTTGCCGCCTTTTTGGTATTGAACATATTGAAATTGCCGAAGATATTGTGAGCGACACCTTCCTTTCAGCCACTGAAAATTGGAGCCTGAAAGGTTTACCTGATAATCCGACGGCATGGCTTTATACCGTTGCAAAAAATAAAACCAAAAATTACCTGAAACGGGATACGATTTTTAAGCAAAAGCTTTTGCCCGAAATAAAATATACTACCGACAGCACAGGCGAAATAGAGATCGACCTGTCTGCCAAAAACATAGCTGATAGCCAGTTGGCCATGATCTTTACGGTTTGCAACCCGGTTATTTCGGCCGAGTCGCAGGTAGCGCTTGCCCTTAACCTGCTTTGCGGTTTTGGCGTACAGGAAATTACCGATGCTTTTTTAGCAAACAAGGAGGTGATATACAAGCGGATAAACCGCGCAAAGGAAAAACTGAAAGAGGCGGAGATCCAGATTCAGCAGCCAAGCCCGAGCGAGATCGGCAACCGGCTGGAAACTGTTTTAACAACCATTTACCTGCTGTTTTCTGAGGGATATTACTCAATCTCCCAAAACGTCACCCTCCGCCGTGATCTTTGTACTGAAGCTATGCGGCTTAATTACCTGCTTATTGAAAATCCGGCCACCAACACTCCTGCCGTAAATGCACTTTTTGCGCTGATGTGTTTCCACGCGTCGCGGTTTGAGGCCCGCACCAATGATCATGATGAAATGATCCTTTATGATGATCAGGATGAATCACTTTGGGACAGGGACCTGATCAACAAAGGTATCCATTACCTGAACCAGGCTTCAACCGGAACTTCAATAACTAAATATCACCTCGAAGCCGGCATTGCTTATTGGCATACCTTTAAGGAAGATGCTGCCGAAAAATGGGAAAATATATTACAGCTATACAATAGCCTCCTCATGCTGGAGTATTCGCCCATCGCCGCGCTGAACCGTACTTTCGCCCTTGCCAAAGCCAATGGAAAACCGGCAGCTATAGCCGAAGCCGAAAAACTGAACCTGAGCAATAACCACTTTTATTATTCGCTGCTGGGCAACCTGTATACCGGCATAGATAATCAAAAAGCCTTAGGGCATTACGAAACAGCTATGAACCTGGCTACTTCTGCAAATGATAAGGCAACTATGGCGGGAAATGTTGAGCGGTTAAAAAATTTGCAGGAATAGCCTCTTTACAATAGTTGAAAGGGTATTGGTTCATGCATACCGCAAAGCTGCTGGCATATTTACAACGATAGTGCATTTAAAACCAACCGGACACCGACTGAATAATTGGTGTCATTTATGAGCTTTTAAAACCGCACAATCCTTTTACAAAACAAACTTTGGTAAAATTCAATTAATCACCTATTTTTGCTGCAATCATATACATAACATCATGGGACAACATAAAGAAGAAAAAGAAAACTTTGATTACATATACTATTTGGCAGGATTAATCTCTGGCTTATTTGTAGGCGGTATTATTGAAAAAGGCTTTACCTGGATTTTTGTAGGTGGTGTTTTAGGTTTGTTAACTGCTGCTGCATATATCGCCGTGTTAGTTCGTGGCCGTAATGAAGAGGCCTGATCCTGACCTCCCTTCATTTATAAAAAATTGGAACCAGTTTTACGGCATTGTTGCCGCATGGCTGGTTTTTTTAGTTTTAGTATTCTGGCTCATTACCAAATTCTTTGAATGAGTTTAACCGACTGGATTGTTTTAGGCCTTACCATATTTTCTATAGTGCTTTATGGCATATGGAAAAGCGGCAATAATAAAAATATCGACCAGTTTTTGATGGGCAGCCGCTCATTGCCCTGGTACCATGTGGGCTTATCGGTAATGGCTACCCAGGCAAGTGCTATTACCTTTCTTTCGGCACCGGGCCAGGCTTATTCAGACGGGATGCGTTTTGTGCAGTTCTACTTCGGGCTGCCCCTGGCCATGATCGTACTTTGTATCACCTTTGTCCCCATTTTCCATCGCCTTAAGGTTTATACTGCTTACGAATTTTTGGAACAGCGTTTTGATCTGAAAACCCGTGCGCTTACATCGTTCCTCTTTCTGGTACAGCGTGGCCTTTCAACCGGCATTACCATTTATGCCCCGTCTATCATCCTCTCAACCATATTAAATATTAATACGGTTTACACTACACTGTTTATAGGCGGGCTGGTAATTGTTTATACTGTTTATGGCGGTAGTAAGGCTGTGTCATATACCCAGCTATTGCAAATGAGCATTATTTTTACGGGGATGTTTTTGGCAGGAGTACTGGTTGTTTACCTGTTGCCCGGCAATGTAAGCTTCATGAGCTCGCTCAAAATGGCCGGTAAAATGGGCCGTATGAACGTGATAGACTGGAAATTCGACCCCAATAACCGTTAT from Mucilaginibacter sp. SJ includes:
- a CDS encoding RNA polymerase sigma factor codes for the protein MQAQELLPHLFRTEYRKIAAVLCRLFGIEHIEIAEDIVSDTFLSATENWSLKGLPDNPTAWLYTVAKNKTKNYLKRDTIFKQKLLPEIKYTTDSTGEIEIDLSAKNIADSQLAMIFTVCNPVISAESQVALALNLLCGFGVQEITDAFLANKEVIYKRINRAKEKLKEAEIQIQQPSPSEIGNRLETVLTTIYLLFSEGYYSISQNVTLRRDLCTEAMRLNYLLIENPATNTPAVNALFALMCFHASRFEARTNDHDEMILYDDQDESLWDRDLINKGIHYLNQASTGTSITKYHLEAGIAYWHTFKEDAAEKWENILQLYNSLLMLEYSPIAALNRTFALAKANGKPAAIAEAEKLNLSNNHFYYSLLGNLYTGIDNQKALGHYETAMNLATSANDKATMAGNVERLKNLQE